Proteins from a genomic interval of Candidatus Hydrogenedentota bacterium:
- a CDS encoding ABC transporter permease: MKFLALIWSNLKRKKLRTALTLLSIFIAFLLFGLLCTIKESFTGGVTMAGADRLITRHKVSLIMSLPEAHRVKIERINGVAYAVPFVWFNGIYQDKPENFFATIPTDPEAFLKMYPEYTLPEAEKKAWLETRSGAIVGRTLADRFQWKVGDRIPLMSPIWPHTGDTAWEFDIVGIFDGTKKSADTSGMYMRYDYLDEGRARGDGEVGWYGVQIADPDRATEVAAAIDKEFENSPYETKTEPEGAFMQGFAQQIGDMGTILTAILSSVFFTILLVAGNTMAQTVRERTEEIGVLKAMGFTNELVLALVLAESSVIAMVGGFAGLAAAWLIAAGGSPVPGMLPIFYFAPHYVALGVALVFALGFVAGILPALQAMRLQIAVALRRNA; the protein is encoded by the coding sequence ATGAAATTCCTCGCCCTTATCTGGAGCAACCTGAAGCGGAAGAAGCTGCGCACAGCCCTCACACTGCTGTCCATCTTCATCGCCTTCCTGCTCTTCGGCCTCTTGTGTACGATCAAGGAGTCCTTCACCGGTGGTGTGACCATGGCCGGCGCGGACCGACTCATTACGCGCCACAAAGTCTCGCTCATCATGAGCCTGCCCGAGGCGCACCGGGTGAAGATCGAGCGCATCAACGGCGTGGCCTACGCGGTGCCCTTCGTCTGGTTCAACGGCATCTATCAGGACAAGCCGGAAAACTTCTTCGCCACGATCCCCACCGATCCCGAAGCCTTCCTGAAGATGTACCCCGAGTACACCCTGCCCGAAGCGGAGAAGAAGGCGTGGCTGGAAACCCGCAGCGGCGCCATCGTCGGGCGCACCCTGGCGGATCGATTCCAGTGGAAGGTGGGTGATCGCATTCCCCTCATGTCGCCCATCTGGCCCCACACGGGCGACACCGCGTGGGAATTCGATATCGTCGGTATCTTCGACGGCACCAAGAAGAGCGCGGACACTTCCGGCATGTACATGCGCTATGACTACCTCGACGAGGGGCGCGCGCGCGGCGATGGTGAAGTGGGCTGGTACGGGGTGCAGATCGCCGATCCCGACCGCGCCACGGAAGTGGCCGCCGCCATCGACAAAGAGTTTGAAAACTCGCCCTATGAGACCAAGACCGAGCCCGAGGGCGCTTTCATGCAGGGCTTTGCCCAGCAGATCGGCGATATGGGAACGATCCTCACCGCCATCCTGAGTTCGGTCTTCTTCACCATCCTCCTCGTCGCGGGCAACACCATGGCCCAGACCGTGCGCGAGCGCACCGAGGAGATCGGCGTGCTCAAGGCCATGGGCTTCACCAATGAACTCGTCCTCGCCCTGGTGCTGGCCGAGTCCAGCGTCATCGCCATGGTGGGCGGCTTTGCCGGACTCGCCGCCGCGTGGCTGATCGCCGCGGGCGGCAGCCCCGTTCCGGGCATGTTGCCCATCTTCTACTTCGCCCCGCACTATGTCGCACTCGGCGTCGCGCTCGTGTTTGCCCTCGGTTTCGTGGCGGGTATCCTGCCCGCACTGCAGGCCATGCGGCTTCAAATTGCTGTTGCCTTGCGGAGGAATGCATGA
- a CDS encoding ABC transporter ATP-binding protein yields the protein MSEGKKVLVTVDHVDKNFRRGSEHIHVLSDMHLEVKEGEFLALMGPSGSGKTTLLNLIGGLDRATKGTVTIGGDRIDNMSDRQLAAWRARHVGFVFQFYNLMPVLTAERNVELPLLLTHLSKKERRKHVETALGVVGLSHRAKHYPRTMSGGEQQRVGIARGIVTDPTILLCDEPTGDLDRKSGDEILSLLQALNQEHGKTIIMVTHDPHASARATRTVHLDKGQLSAEAPE from the coding sequence ATGAGTGAAGGCAAGAAAGTACTGGTAACCGTCGACCATGTGGACAAGAATTTCCGGCGCGGTTCGGAGCATATCCATGTTCTGTCGGACATGCACCTGGAGGTGAAAGAGGGCGAGTTTCTCGCGCTCATGGGGCCCTCGGGCTCCGGCAAGACCACGCTGCTGAACCTGATCGGCGGCCTGGATCGCGCCACCAAGGGCACGGTGACCATCGGCGGCGACCGGATAGACAATATGTCCGACCGGCAGCTCGCGGCCTGGCGGGCGCGCCACGTGGGCTTCGTGTTTCAGTTTTACAACCTGATGCCCGTTCTCACGGCGGAGCGGAACGTGGAGCTGCCCCTGCTCCTCACGCACCTCTCAAAAAAGGAACGGCGCAAGCACGTGGAGACCGCCCTGGGTGTCGTGGGCCTGAGCCACCGCGCAAAGCATTACCCACGCACCATGTCGGGCGGTGAACAGCAGCGCGTCGGTATTGCCCGAGGCATTGTGACCGACCCCACGATCCTCCTCTGCGACGAACCGACCGGCGACCTGGACCGCAAATCGGGCGATGAAATCCTGAGCCTCCTGCAGGCACTGAATCAGGAGCACGGCAAGACCATCATCATGGTGACCCACGATCCCCACGCGTCGGCCCGAGCCACCAGGACCGTGCATCTGGACAAGGGCCAGCTCTCCGCGGAGGCGCCGGAATGA
- a CDS encoding efflux RND transporter periplasmic adaptor subunit: protein MTEKKHSLDQLRIDRSTPRRSGAPFFFLLLLVAGGAGGGAWWWANQPKALAVKTHVVSETTTGGESGNTLLNSSGYVTARREATVSSKVSGKVLEVLVEEGMSVEEGQVLARIDASNTEQSLRLAEAQAASARKALAETRVNIAQAERDLKRFANLAKEGIGSEADTDRAQSQAEALKAQLERQTADIAVAERQIAVWKQEIEDTIITAPFAGVVTTKNAQPGEMISSMSAGEFTRTGICTIVDMTSLEIEVDVSESYINRVSAGQPVEATLDSYPEWKIPAKVIAIIPTADRQKATVKVRVAFDELDPRILPEMSVKVAFQSKEEAKPVEKFTAIPEAAVRQRDGRDIVWVVSEGKVKPRPVTIGDKVGGQARVQAGVSSGERIVIEGFDYLAEGASVTEATG from the coding sequence ATGACAGAAAAAAAGCATAGTCTCGATCAACTACGCATCGACCGCAGTACCCCTCGTCGAAGCGGCGCGCCCTTTTTCTTCCTGTTGCTGCTGGTCGCCGGTGGGGCGGGCGGCGGGGCCTGGTGGTGGGCCAATCAGCCCAAGGCACTCGCGGTGAAGACCCACGTCGTCTCCGAGACGACTACCGGCGGGGAAAGCGGCAATACCCTGCTGAATTCCTCTGGCTACGTCACGGCGCGGCGGGAGGCCACGGTTTCCTCCAAAGTCTCCGGCAAGGTCCTCGAAGTGCTGGTGGAGGAGGGGATGTCGGTGGAGGAGGGTCAGGTTCTCGCGCGCATCGATGCCTCCAACACCGAGCAGAGTCTCCGACTGGCCGAAGCCCAGGCCGCCTCGGCCCGTAAGGCCCTGGCGGAAACCCGGGTGAACATCGCTCAGGCCGAGCGCGACCTGAAGCGATTCGCCAATTTGGCGAAAGAAGGCATTGGCAGCGAGGCGGATACGGACCGGGCCCAGTCTCAGGCCGAAGCGCTGAAAGCCCAGCTCGAACGGCAGACGGCCGATATTGCCGTGGCCGAGCGCCAAATCGCCGTGTGGAAGCAGGAAATCGAAGACACCATTATCACCGCGCCTTTTGCGGGTGTAGTGACCACCAAAAACGCCCAGCCCGGCGAAATGATCTCTTCCATGTCGGCGGGCGAATTCACCCGCACCGGCATCTGCACGATTGTGGACATGACCTCCCTCGAAATCGAGGTGGATGTGAGCGAGAGCTACATCAATCGCGTGAGCGCGGGCCAGCCCGTGGAAGCGACCCTGGACTCGTACCCCGAGTGGAAGATTCCCGCGAAGGTTATCGCCATCATCCCCACGGCGGACCGCCAGAAGGCCACGGTAAAGGTGCGCGTCGCCTTTGATGAGCTGGATCCCCGCATCCTTCCGGAAATGAGCGTGAAAGTGGCCTTTCAGAGCAAGGAGGAAGCGAAGCCCGTGGAGAAGTTTACCGCCATTCCGGAGGCCGCCGTGCGCCAGCGCGACGGCCGCGATATCGTGTGGGTGGTGAGCGAGGGCAAGGTAAAGCCCCGCCCCGTGACCATAGGGGACAAGGTCGGCGGGCAGGCGCGGGTTCAGGCGGGGGTCAGCAGTGGGGAACGGATTGTAATCGAAGGATTTGACTACCTGGCGGAAGGCGCCAGTGTAACGGAGGCTACGGGATGA